A genome region from Tenrec ecaudatus isolate mTenEca1 chromosome 13, mTenEca1.hap1, whole genome shotgun sequence includes the following:
- the NFE2L2 gene encoding nuclear factor erythroid 2-related factor 2 isoform X3 produces the protein MDLIDILWRQDIDLGVSREVFDFSQRRKEYELEKQKKLEKERQEQLQKEQEKAFFAQLQLDEETGEFIPIQPAQHIQSETSGSATYSQVSSAPFQSLVPDIPSHVESPVFIAPSQTQSPETPVLQTTLPHLDNMLQDVDQVWEELLSIPELQCLNIQNDKLVETSTVASPETELTEIDNYHFFPSIPSVEKVGDSSPHFVNVFEDFFGSVLPADDPNQLTVNSLNSNTTTINSDFGDEFYSAFIAEPSTSNSMPPSASLSQSLSELLSGPIDVSDLSLCKAFNPNHSESTAEFNDSDSGISSNTSPSMASPEHSVESSTYADTPLGFSDSEMEERERTPDSDKQNAPNTQPGQFSGETAQALSPSPGHSASVLETQGENTPQKELPISPGRRKAPFTKDKHSNCLETHLTRDELKAKALHIPFPVEQIINLPVDDFNEMMSKEQFNEAQLALIRDIRRRGKNKVAAQNCRKRKLENIVELEQDLDHLKDEKEKLLKEKGENDKSLHLLKKQLSTLYLEVFSMLRDEDGKPYSPSEYSLQQTRDGNVFLVPKSKKPDVKKK, from the exons ATGGATTTGATTGATATACTTTGGAGACAAGATATAGATCTTGGGGTAAGCCGTGAGGTATTCGACTTCAGTCAACGTCGCAAGGAATACGAgctggaaaaacagaaaaaacttgAAAAGGAAAGACAAGAACAACTCCAAAAGGAACAAGAAAAGGCATTCTTCGCTCAGCTACAACTAGATGAAGAGACAGGTGAATTCATCCCGATTCAGCCAGCCCAACACATCCAGTCAGAAACCAGTGGATCAGCCACCTACTCCcag GTTTCTTCAGCTCCATTTCAATCACTTGTTCCTGATATTCCCAGTCACGTGGAGAGTCCAGTCTTCATTGCTCCTAGTCAAACTCAGTCACCAGAAACACCTGTCCTTCAGACAACCCTTCCCCATTTAGACAACATGCTGCAGGATGTTGATCAGGTTTGGGAGGAGCTGCTATCCATTCCAGAATTACAG TGTCTTAATATTCAAAATGACAAGCTAGTTGAGACCAGCACAGTTGCAAGCCCAGAAACGGAACTGACAGAAATTGACAATTATCATTTTTTCCCATCGATCCCTTCAGTGGAAAAAGTAGGTGACAGCAGTCCACATTTTGTCAATGTTTTTGAAGATTTCTTTGGCAGCGTCCTACCTGCAGATGACCCCAACCAGCTGACCGTGAACTCATTAAATTCAAACACCACCACAATAAATTCTGATTTTGGTGATGAATTTTATTCTGCTTTCATAGCAGAGCCGAGTACCAGCAACAGCATGCCCCCCTCTGCCTCTTTAAGCCAGTCACTCTCTGAACTTCTAAGTGGGCCCATTGATGTTTCTGACCTGTCACTCTGTAAAGCTTTCAACCCAAACCACTCTGAAAGCACAGCAGAATTCAACGATTCTGACTCTGGCATTTCATCGAACACAAGTCCCAGCATGGCATCACCGGAACACTCAGTGGAATCTTCCACCTATGCAGATACACCTCTCGGCTTCAGTGATTCTGaaatggaagagagagagaggaccccAGACAGTGACAAGCAGAACGCTCCTAACACACAGCCGGGGCAGTTTTCTGGGGAAACAGCCCAAGCCCTGTCACCCTCGCCAGGGCACAGTGCTTCAGTGCTTGAGACCCAGGGGGAAAacaccccccaaaaagaattgCCTATAAGCCCTGGACGTCGAAAAGCCCCATTCACAAAAGACAAACACTCAAACTGCCTGGAGACCCATCTCACAAGAGATGAGCTGAAGGCAAAAGCTCTCCATATTCCATTCCCTGTAGAACAAATCATCAACCTCCCTGTGGATGACTTCAATGAAATGATGTCCAAAGAGCAATTCAATGAAGCTCAACTTGCATTAATTCGAGACATACGTAGGAGGGGTAAGAATAAAGTGGCTGCTCAGAATTGCAGGaaaagaaaactggaaaataTAGTTGAACTAGAGCAAGATTTGGATCACTTAAAAGATGAAAAGGAAAAATTGcttaaagaaaaaggagaaaatgacaAAAGCCTCCACCTGCTGAAGAAACAGCTCAGCACCTTGTACTTGGAGGTGTTCAGCATGCTCCGGGATGAAGACGGGAAGCCGTACTCCCCCAGTGAGTACTCGCTGCAGCAAACTCGGGATGGCAACGTATTCCTCGTCCCCAAAAGTAAGAAGCCAGATGTTAAGAAAAAGTAG
- the NFE2L2 gene encoding nuclear factor erythroid 2-related factor 2 isoform X2 — translation MDLIDILWRQDIDLGVSREVFDFSQRRKEYELEKQKKLEKERQEQLQKEQEKAFFAQLQLDEETGEFIPIQPAQHIQSETSGSATYSQVATHNPKPDALYFDDCMQLLAETFPLVDNDEVSSAPFQSLVPDIPSHVESPVFIAPSQTQSPETPVLQTTLPHLDNMLQDVDQVWEELLSIPELQCLNIQNDKLVETSTVASPETELTEIDNYHFFPSIPSVEKVGDSSPHFVNVFEDFFGSVLPADDPNQLTVNSLNSNTTTINSDFGDEFYSAFIAEPSTSNSMPPSASLSQSLSELLSGPIDVSDLSLCKAFNPNHSESTAEFNDSDSGISSNTSPSMASPEHSVESSTYADTPLGFSDSEMEERERTPDSDKQNAPNTQPGQFSGETAQALSPSPGHSASVLETQGENTPQKELPISPGRRKAPFTKDKHSNCLETHLTRDELKAKALHIPFPVEQIINLPVDDFNEMMSKEQFNEAQLALIRDIRRRGKNKVAAQNCRKRKLENIVELEQDLDHLKDEKEKLLKEKGENDKSLHLLKKQLSTLYLEVFSMLRDEDGKPYSPSEYSLQQTRDGNVFLVPKSKKPDVKKK, via the exons ATGGATTTGATTGATATACTTTGGAGACAAGATATAGATCTTGGGGTAAGCCGTGAGGTATTCGACTTCAGTCAACGTCGCAAGGAATACGAgctggaaaaacagaaaaaacttgAAAAGGAAAGACAAGAACAACTCCAAAAGGAACAAGAAAAGGCATTCTTCGCTCAGCTACAACTAGATGAAGAGACAGGTGAATTCATCCCGATTCAGCCAGCCCAACACATCCAGTCAGAAACCAGTGGATCAGCCACCTACTCCcag GTTGCTACTCACAACCCCAAACCAGATGCTTTGTACTTCGATGACTGCATGCAGCTTTTGGCAGAGACATTCCCGCTTGTAGATAACGATGAG GTTTCTTCAGCTCCATTTCAATCACTTGTTCCTGATATTCCCAGTCACGTGGAGAGTCCAGTCTTCATTGCTCCTAGTCAAACTCAGTCACCAGAAACACCTGTCCTTCAGACAACCCTTCCCCATTTAGACAACATGCTGCAGGATGTTGATCAGGTTTGGGAGGAGCTGCTATCCATTCCAGAATTACAG TGTCTTAATATTCAAAATGACAAGCTAGTTGAGACCAGCACAGTTGCAAGCCCAGAAACGGAACTGACAGAAATTGACAATTATCATTTTTTCCCATCGATCCCTTCAGTGGAAAAAGTAGGTGACAGCAGTCCACATTTTGTCAATGTTTTTGAAGATTTCTTTGGCAGCGTCCTACCTGCAGATGACCCCAACCAGCTGACCGTGAACTCATTAAATTCAAACACCACCACAATAAATTCTGATTTTGGTGATGAATTTTATTCTGCTTTCATAGCAGAGCCGAGTACCAGCAACAGCATGCCCCCCTCTGCCTCTTTAAGCCAGTCACTCTCTGAACTTCTAAGTGGGCCCATTGATGTTTCTGACCTGTCACTCTGTAAAGCTTTCAACCCAAACCACTCTGAAAGCACAGCAGAATTCAACGATTCTGACTCTGGCATTTCATCGAACACAAGTCCCAGCATGGCATCACCGGAACACTCAGTGGAATCTTCCACCTATGCAGATACACCTCTCGGCTTCAGTGATTCTGaaatggaagagagagagaggaccccAGACAGTGACAAGCAGAACGCTCCTAACACACAGCCGGGGCAGTTTTCTGGGGAAACAGCCCAAGCCCTGTCACCCTCGCCAGGGCACAGTGCTTCAGTGCTTGAGACCCAGGGGGAAAacaccccccaaaaagaattgCCTATAAGCCCTGGACGTCGAAAAGCCCCATTCACAAAAGACAAACACTCAAACTGCCTGGAGACCCATCTCACAAGAGATGAGCTGAAGGCAAAAGCTCTCCATATTCCATTCCCTGTAGAACAAATCATCAACCTCCCTGTGGATGACTTCAATGAAATGATGTCCAAAGAGCAATTCAATGAAGCTCAACTTGCATTAATTCGAGACATACGTAGGAGGGGTAAGAATAAAGTGGCTGCTCAGAATTGCAGGaaaagaaaactggaaaataTAGTTGAACTAGAGCAAGATTTGGATCACTTAAAAGATGAAAAGGAAAAATTGcttaaagaaaaaggagaaaatgacaAAAGCCTCCACCTGCTGAAGAAACAGCTCAGCACCTTGTACTTGGAGGTGTTCAGCATGCTCCGGGATGAAGACGGGAAGCCGTACTCCCCCAGTGAGTACTCGCTGCAGCAAACTCGGGATGGCAACGTATTCCTCGTCCCCAAAAGTAAGAAGCCAGATGTTAAGAAAAAGTAG
- the NFE2L2 gene encoding nuclear factor erythroid 2-related factor 2 isoform X1 — protein sequence MMDLELPLPGLQSQQDMDLIDILWRQDIDLGVSREVFDFSQRRKEYELEKQKKLEKERQEQLQKEQEKAFFAQLQLDEETGEFIPIQPAQHIQSETSGSATYSQVATHNPKPDALYFDDCMQLLAETFPLVDNDEVSSAPFQSLVPDIPSHVESPVFIAPSQTQSPETPVLQTTLPHLDNMLQDVDQVWEELLSIPELQCLNIQNDKLVETSTVASPETELTEIDNYHFFPSIPSVEKVGDSSPHFVNVFEDFFGSVLPADDPNQLTVNSLNSNTTTINSDFGDEFYSAFIAEPSTSNSMPPSASLSQSLSELLSGPIDVSDLSLCKAFNPNHSESTAEFNDSDSGISSNTSPSMASPEHSVESSTYADTPLGFSDSEMEERERTPDSDKQNAPNTQPGQFSGETAQALSPSPGHSASVLETQGENTPQKELPISPGRRKAPFTKDKHSNCLETHLTRDELKAKALHIPFPVEQIINLPVDDFNEMMSKEQFNEAQLALIRDIRRRGKNKVAAQNCRKRKLENIVELEQDLDHLKDEKEKLLKEKGENDKSLHLLKKQLSTLYLEVFSMLRDEDGKPYSPSEYSLQQTRDGNVFLVPKSKKPDVKKK from the exons GACATGGATTTGATTGATATACTTTGGAGACAAGATATAGATCTTGGGGTAAGCCGTGAGGTATTCGACTTCAGTCAACGTCGCAAGGAATACGAgctggaaaaacagaaaaaacttgAAAAGGAAAGACAAGAACAACTCCAAAAGGAACAAGAAAAGGCATTCTTCGCTCAGCTACAACTAGATGAAGAGACAGGTGAATTCATCCCGATTCAGCCAGCCCAACACATCCAGTCAGAAACCAGTGGATCAGCCACCTACTCCcag GTTGCTACTCACAACCCCAAACCAGATGCTTTGTACTTCGATGACTGCATGCAGCTTTTGGCAGAGACATTCCCGCTTGTAGATAACGATGAG GTTTCTTCAGCTCCATTTCAATCACTTGTTCCTGATATTCCCAGTCACGTGGAGAGTCCAGTCTTCATTGCTCCTAGTCAAACTCAGTCACCAGAAACACCTGTCCTTCAGACAACCCTTCCCCATTTAGACAACATGCTGCAGGATGTTGATCAGGTTTGGGAGGAGCTGCTATCCATTCCAGAATTACAG TGTCTTAATATTCAAAATGACAAGCTAGTTGAGACCAGCACAGTTGCAAGCCCAGAAACGGAACTGACAGAAATTGACAATTATCATTTTTTCCCATCGATCCCTTCAGTGGAAAAAGTAGGTGACAGCAGTCCACATTTTGTCAATGTTTTTGAAGATTTCTTTGGCAGCGTCCTACCTGCAGATGACCCCAACCAGCTGACCGTGAACTCATTAAATTCAAACACCACCACAATAAATTCTGATTTTGGTGATGAATTTTATTCTGCTTTCATAGCAGAGCCGAGTACCAGCAACAGCATGCCCCCCTCTGCCTCTTTAAGCCAGTCACTCTCTGAACTTCTAAGTGGGCCCATTGATGTTTCTGACCTGTCACTCTGTAAAGCTTTCAACCCAAACCACTCTGAAAGCACAGCAGAATTCAACGATTCTGACTCTGGCATTTCATCGAACACAAGTCCCAGCATGGCATCACCGGAACACTCAGTGGAATCTTCCACCTATGCAGATACACCTCTCGGCTTCAGTGATTCTGaaatggaagagagagagaggaccccAGACAGTGACAAGCAGAACGCTCCTAACACACAGCCGGGGCAGTTTTCTGGGGAAACAGCCCAAGCCCTGTCACCCTCGCCAGGGCACAGTGCTTCAGTGCTTGAGACCCAGGGGGAAAacaccccccaaaaagaattgCCTATAAGCCCTGGACGTCGAAAAGCCCCATTCACAAAAGACAAACACTCAAACTGCCTGGAGACCCATCTCACAAGAGATGAGCTGAAGGCAAAAGCTCTCCATATTCCATTCCCTGTAGAACAAATCATCAACCTCCCTGTGGATGACTTCAATGAAATGATGTCCAAAGAGCAATTCAATGAAGCTCAACTTGCATTAATTCGAGACATACGTAGGAGGGGTAAGAATAAAGTGGCTGCTCAGAATTGCAGGaaaagaaaactggaaaataTAGTTGAACTAGAGCAAGATTTGGATCACTTAAAAGATGAAAAGGAAAAATTGcttaaagaaaaaggagaaaatgacaAAAGCCTCCACCTGCTGAAGAAACAGCTCAGCACCTTGTACTTGGAGGTGTTCAGCATGCTCCGGGATGAAGACGGGAAGCCGTACTCCCCCAGTGAGTACTCGCTGCAGCAAACTCGGGATGGCAACGTATTCCTCGTCCCCAAAAGTAAGAAGCCAGATGTTAAGAAAAAGTAG